The Sulfolobus acidocaldarius DSM 639 genome has a window encoding:
- a CDS encoding malto-oligosyltrehalose synthase, with the protein MISATYRLQLNKNFNFGDVIDNLWYFKDLGVSHLYLSPVLMASPGSNHGYDVIDHSRINDELGGEKEYRRLIETAHTIGLGIIQDIVPNHMAVNSLNWRLMDVLKMGKKSKYYTYFDFFPEDDKIRLPILGEDLDTVISKGLLKIVKDGDEYFLEYFKWKLPLTEVGNDIYDTLQKQNYTLMSWKNPPSYRRFFDVNTLIGVNVEKDHVFQESHSKILDLDVDGYRIDHIDGLYDPEKYINDLRSIIKNKIIIVEKILGFQEELKLNSDGTTGYDFLNYSNLLFNFNQEIMDSIYENFTAEKISISESIKKIKAQIIDELFSYEVKRLASQLGISYDILRDYLSCIDVYRTYANQIVKECDKTNEIEEATKRNPEAYTKLQQYMPAVYAKAYEDTFLFRYNRLISINEVGSDLRYYKISPDQFHVFNQKRRGKITLNATSTHDTKFSEDVRMKISVLSEFPEEWKNKVEEWHSIINPKVSRNDEYRYYQVLVGSFYEGFSNDFKERIKQHMIKSVREAKINTSWRNQIKNMKIE; encoded by the coding sequence GTGATATCAGCAACCTACAGATTACAGTTAAATAAGAATTTTAATTTTGGTGACGTAATCGATAACCTATGGTATTTTAAGGATTTAGGAGTTTCCCATCTCTACCTCTCTCCTGTCTTAATGGCTTCGCCAGGAAGTAACCATGGGTACGATGTAATAGATCATTCAAGGATAAACGATGAACTTGGAGGAGAGAAAGAATACAGGAGATTAATAGAGACAGCTCATACTATTGGATTAGGTATTATACAGGACATAGTACCAAATCACATGGCTGTAAATTCTCTAAATTGGCGACTAATGGATGTATTAAAAATGGGTAAAAAGAGTAAATATTATACGTACTTTGACTTTTTCCCAGAAGATGATAAGATACGATTACCCATATTAGGAGAAGATTTAGATACAGTGATAAGTAAAGGTTTATTAAAGATAGTAAAAGATGGAGATGAATATTTCCTAGAATATTTCAAATGGAAACTTCCTCTAACAGAGGTTGGAAATGATATATACGACACTTTACAAAAACAGAATTATACCCTAATGTCTTGGAAAAATCCTCCTAGCTATAGACGATTCTTCGATGTTAATACTTTAATAGGAGTAAATGTCGAAAAAGATCACGTATTTCAAGAGTCCCATTCAAAGATCTTAGATTTAGATGTTGATGGCTATAGAATTGATCATATTGATGGATTATATGATCCTGAGAAATATATTAATGACCTGAGGTCAATAATTAAAAATAAAATAATTATTGTAGAAAAAATTCTGGGATTTCAGGAGGAATTAAAATTAAATTCAGATGGAACTACAGGATATGACTTCTTAAATTACTCCAACTTACTGTTTAATTTTAATCAAGAGATAATGGACAGTATATATGAGAATTTCACAGCGGAGAAAATATCTATAAGTGAAAGTATAAAGAAAATAAAAGCGCAAATAATTGATGAGCTATTTAGTTATGAAGTTAAAAGATTAGCATCACAACTAGGAATTAGCTACGATATATTGAGAGATTACCTTTCTTGTATAGATGTGTACAGAACTTATGCTAATCAGATTGTAAAAGAGTGTGATAAGACCAATGAGATAGAGGAAGCAACCAAAAGAAATCCAGAGGCTTATACTAAATTACAACAATATATGCCAGCAGTATACGCTAAAGCTTATGAAGATACTTTCCTCTTTAGATACAATAGATTAATATCCATAAATGAGGTTGGAAGCGATTTACGATATTATAAGATATCGCCTGATCAGTTTCATGTATTTAATCAAAAACGAAGAGGAAAAATCACACTAAATGCCACTAGCACACATGATACTAAGTTTAGTGAAGATGTAAGGATGAAAATAAGTGTATTAAGTGAATTTCCTGAAGAATGGAAAAATAAGGTCGAGGAATGGCATAGTATCATAAATCCAAAGGTATCAAGAAATGATGAATATAGATATTATCAGGTTTTAGTGGGAAGTTTTTATGAGGGATTCTCTAATGATTTTAAGGAGAGAATAAAGCAACATATGATAAAAAGTGTCAGAGAAGCTAAGATAAATACCTCATGGAGAAATCAAATAAAGAATATGAAAATAGAGTAA
- a CDS encoding anthranilate synthase component II — MIIDNYDSFVYNIAQLIGELGSYPIIIRNDEITLKGVERLNPDRIVISPGPGSPDKKEDIGIVNDVIKYLGRRIPIFGVCLGHQAIGFTFGAVIRRAKTIYHGKISKIVHSSSSTLYDGIPNRFEATRYHSLVIDNVKEPLVIDAYSEEDKEIMGVHHVEYRIYGVQFHPESVGTGYGRRIFYNFLNKV, encoded by the coding sequence TATACAATATAGCTCAGCTTATAGGTGAACTTGGTAGTTATCCTATAATTATAAGAAATGACGAAATAACACTAAAGGGAGTTGAAAGATTAAATCCTGATAGAATTGTTATATCTCCAGGTCCTGGTTCTCCAGATAAAAAAGAGGATATAGGAATTGTTAATGATGTGATTAAATACTTAGGCAGAAGAATTCCTATCTTTGGGGTATGTTTAGGTCATCAAGCTATAGGATTTACCTTCGGCGCAGTTATAAGGAGAGCAAAAACGATCTATCATGGGAAGATAAGCAAAATAGTACATTCTTCTTCCTCTACACTATATGATGGGATTCCAAATCGTTTTGAAGCAACTAGATATCATAGTTTAGTTATTGATAATGTAAAGGAACCTTTAGTTATTGATGCGTATTCGGAAGAAGATAAGGAGATTATGGGAGTACATCATGTTGAATACAGGATCTATGGAGTTCAGTTTCATCCTGAGAGCGTGGGAACAGGATATGGTAGGAGAATATTTTATAACTTTCTGAATAAAGTGTAA
- the trpC gene encoding indole-3-glycerol phosphate synthase TrpC produces the protein MPRFLNGWLTDVVQASLSRPKIEKVRDRPIFSLKKSIISAKNSGLNPIIAEYKRRSPSGINVDINIIEYVKFMENNGATGISVLTEEKFFNGSYNDLELVAKNVKLPILMKDFVVSEKQIDSAYNIGADVILLIAKILTERELVSLYKYAKSYGLEAIVEISDEEDLDVALRGNYDFIGVNARNLESLEVSLDRTKKLLQMIPKDRLKIAESGISTRQDIEELRASGADAFLIGTSLLKDQNKIKELI, from the coding sequence ATGCCGAGATTTCTAAATGGTTGGTTAACTGATGTTGTACAAGCCTCCCTCTCCCGACCTAAAATAGAAAAGGTAAGAGATAGACCTATCTTCTCCTTAAAAAAAAGTATAATTTCTGCTAAGAATTCAGGATTAAATCCTATAATAGCAGAATATAAAAGAAGGTCTCCCTCTGGGATAAATGTAGATATTAACATTATAGAATATGTAAAATTTATGGAGAATAATGGTGCGACAGGAATAAGTGTTTTAACAGAAGAAAAGTTCTTTAACGGTAGTTATAATGACCTGGAACTAGTTGCAAAGAATGTAAAATTACCCATACTAATGAAAGATTTTGTAGTTAGTGAAAAACAAATAGATTCTGCATACAATATAGGAGCAGATGTTATATTATTAATAGCAAAAATATTGACGGAGAGAGAGCTGGTCAGTTTATACAAGTATGCTAAATCTTACGGACTAGAGGCAATAGTAGAAATATCAGATGAGGAGGACTTAGATGTAGCTTTAAGAGGTAATTATGATTTCATAGGGGTAAATGCTAGAAATCTTGAGTCACTAGAGGTAAGTTTAGATAGAACTAAAAAATTACTTCAAATGATACCTAAGGATAGGTTGAAAATAGCTGAAAGTGGTATTAGTACTAGACAAGACATTGAGGAACTCAGAGCTTCCGGTGCAGACGCTTTCCTCATAGGTACATCCTTATTAAAGGATCAGAATAAAATAAAGGAGTTGATTTAA
- a CDS encoding DUF1953 domain-containing protein: MDDGRIKMYLTYKLLSLRKQLAEDFLKGEYKGLDLEEGLCGFIRFNKILVIIKTKGSVNYKLKLEEGAIYTDVLTGEEIKKEVQINELPRILVRM; the protein is encoded by the coding sequence ATGGACGATGGAAGAATTAAGATGTATTTAACATATAAGCTTTTATCCCTAAGAAAACAGTTGGCTGAGGATTTTTTAAAGGGCGAGTATAAGGGATTAGATCTAGAAGAAGGACTATGTGGGTTTATTAGGTTTAACAAAATTTTGGTAATAATAAAAACCAAGGGAAGTGTTAATTACAAACTGAAACTTGAAGAGGGAGCAATTTACACAGATGTATTGACAGGAGAAGAAATTAAAAAAGAGGTACAGATTAATGAGCTACCTAGGATACTAGTTAGAATGTAA
- a CDS encoding NAD(P)/FAD-dependent oxidoreductase produces the protein MLKIAILGGGVSGSLLAYLIKKYTNNYVKIFDIKDRYIKPCGDIVPNVFEPPNSWPRKYDIKRFAFYLDGERVYDIQYRSTKWIVIDKWKWINDMRKEVDFSYVGNFNGKEFDMTIDSKGPYDLDRKVVYTTRVLLKTDKFDDEAVIEFNTKYTGFYWIFPSEDGVYNIGAGFIEDKNSRDLTLKYIKEKFGDREYKIVDIRGAPISISPIHETNYKIGEARGLLFPLSGEGIRPSAISAVKAFEAIKNGKDFNKYLSEELKKIHEAISVQHMFLKLYLNSSLSLRKQFLRLFFKNEILIDAYLEDKITFEGIAESVRSIKGGSLLRKL, from the coding sequence GTGCTTAAAATTGCAATATTAGGTGGAGGAGTGTCAGGATCATTATTAGCTTATCTCATTAAAAAATATACCAATAATTATGTTAAGATTTTTGATATCAAAGATAGGTACATAAAGCCTTGTGGAGATATTGTACCTAATGTTTTTGAACCTCCTAATTCGTGGCCTAGGAAGTACGATATAAAGAGATTCGCGTTTTATCTAGATGGCGAGAGAGTTTACGACATTCAGTATAGGAGTACTAAATGGATAGTAATTGATAAGTGGAAATGGATCAACGACATGAGGAAAGAAGTGGATTTCTCGTATGTTGGTAATTTTAATGGAAAAGAGTTTGACATGACAATAGACTCAAAAGGTCCATATGATTTAGATAGAAAAGTTGTTTATACAACCAGAGTTCTTCTTAAAACCGATAAATTCGATGACGAGGCAGTAATTGAATTTAATACGAAATATACCGGATTTTATTGGATATTTCCATCCGAAGACGGAGTTTATAACATAGGTGCTGGTTTCATTGAAGATAAAAATTCTAGAGATTTAACGTTAAAATACATAAAAGAGAAATTCGGTGACAGGGAATACAAAATAGTGGACATAAGAGGTGCCCCAATATCGATTTCTCCCATTCATGAAACGAATTATAAGATAGGAGAAGCTAGGGGTTTGTTATTCCCATTGAGTGGTGAAGGAATAAGACCTTCTGCAATTTCAGCAGTAAAAGCGTTTGAGGCTATTAAGAATGGGAAAGATTTTAACAAATATCTATCAGAAGAACTTAAAAAAATACATGAGGCAATTTCTGTTCAACACATGTTTCTAAAGTTATATCTTAACTCATCGCTTTCTCTAAGGAAGCAATTTTTAAGATTGTTTTTTAAGAACGAGATTCTAATAGATGCGTATCTAGAGGATAAAATAACTTTTGAGGGGATAGCAGAATCTGTGAGGTCGATAAAAGGTGGAAGTTTACTTAGAAAACTCTAG
- the glgX gene encoding glycogen debranching protein GlgX, which translates to MKDRPLKPGEPYPLGATWIEEEDGVNFVLFSENATKVELLTYSQTRQDEPKEIIELRQRTGDLWHVFVPGLRPGQLYGYRVYGPYKPEEGLRFNPNKVLIDPYAKAINGLLLWDDSVFGYKIGDQNQDLSFDERKDDKFIPKGVIINPYFDWEDEHFFFRRKIPFKDSIIYETHIKGITKLRQDLPENVRGTFLGLASDTMIDYLKDLGITTVEIMPIQQFVDERFIVDKGLKNYWGYNPINYFSPECRYSSSGCLGNQVIEFKKLVNSLHNAGLEVIIDVVYNHTAEGNHLGPTLSFKGIDNSSYYMLDPKNKRYYIDFTGTGNTLNLSHPRVLQLVLDSLRYWVLEMHVDGFRFDLASALARQLYSVNMLSTFFVAIQQDPILSQVKLIAEPWDVGPGGYQVGNFPYLWAEWNGKYRDTIRRFWRGDPVPYEELANRLLGSPDLYAGSNKTPFASINYITSHDGFTLQDLVSYNQKHNEANKLNNEDGMNENYSWNCGVEGETNDSNILYCREKQRRNFVITLFVSQGIPMILGGDEIGRTQKGNNNAFCQDNETSWYDWNLDENRVRFHDFVRRLTNFYKAHPIFRRARYFQGKKLHGSPLKDVTWLKPDGNEVDDSVWKSPTNHIIYILEGSAIDEINYNGERIADDTFLIILNGASTNLKIKVPHGKWELVLHPYPHEPSNDKKIIENNKEVEIDGKTALIYRRIEFQ; encoded by the coding sequence ATGAAAGATCGACCATTAAAGCCTGGTGAACCTTATCCTTTAGGGGCAACTTGGATAGAGGAAGAAGATGGAGTTAATTTTGTACTATTCTCTGAGAACGCCACAAAAGTAGAACTGTTAACGTACTCTCAGACTAGACAAGATGAGCCAAAGGAAATAATAGAACTTAGACAGAGAACCGGAGATCTCTGGCATGTTTTTGTACCTGGTTTAAGACCAGGTCAGTTGTATGGGTACAGGGTGTATGGTCCATATAAACCAGAGGAAGGGTTAAGGTTTAATCCTAATAAAGTACTGATAGATCCTTATGCAAAAGCTATAAACGGATTATTACTATGGGATGATTCGGTCTTTGGATATAAAATTGGAGATCAGAACCAGGATCTCAGTTTCGATGAGAGAAAAGACGATAAATTTATACCTAAAGGGGTCATAATAAATCCTTATTTTGATTGGGAGGACGAGCATTTCTTCTTTAGAAGAAAGATACCTTTTAAGGATAGTATAATTTATGAGACACATATAAAAGGAATAACTAAATTAAGGCAAGATTTACCGGAGAACGTTAGAGGCACTTTTTTGGGTTTAGCATCAGATACTATGATTGATTACCTAAAAGATTTAGGAATTACAACCGTTGAGATAATGCCTATTCAGCAATTTGTAGATGAGAGATTCATTGTCGATAAAGGGTTAAAGAACTACTGGGGTTACAATCCGATAAATTATTTCTCTCCTGAATGTAGATACTCAAGCTCAGGCTGTTTAGGAAATCAGGTCATTGAATTTAAGAAGTTGGTAAATTCTTTGCATAACGCTGGGTTAGAGGTAATAATAGACGTTGTATATAACCATACAGCAGAAGGAAACCATCTTGGACCTACTTTGAGTTTCAAAGGAATAGATAATAGTTCGTATTACATGCTGGACCCTAAAAATAAACGTTATTATATTGACTTCACAGGAACAGGGAATACGCTTAATTTGTCTCATCCAAGAGTTTTGCAATTGGTTTTGGATAGCTTACGCTACTGGGTTCTCGAGATGCATGTAGATGGTTTCAGATTTGATCTCGCATCTGCCCTAGCAAGACAACTATATAGCGTGAATATGTTATCGACTTTCTTTGTTGCTATACAACAGGATCCTATCTTATCACAAGTTAAGCTGATAGCAGAGCCGTGGGATGTAGGACCTGGCGGTTATCAAGTAGGTAATTTTCCATATCTATGGGCTGAATGGAATGGTAAATATAGGGATACAATAAGAAGATTCTGGAGAGGGGATCCAGTACCTTATGAGGAGTTAGCAAACAGGTTATTAGGGTCTCCTGACCTTTATGCAGGTAGTAATAAAACTCCTTTTGCCAGTATAAATTACATTACTTCTCACGACGGCTTTACATTACAAGATTTAGTAAGTTATAATCAGAAGCATAATGAGGCTAATAAACTGAACAATGAGGACGGAATGAATGAAAATTATAGCTGGAATTGTGGAGTAGAAGGAGAAACTAACGATTCTAATATTCTTTATTGTAGAGAAAAACAAAGAAGAAATTTTGTAATAACATTATTTGTTAGCCAAGGTATACCAATGATCTTAGGGGGAGACGAAATAGGAAGAACACAAAAAGGCAACAATAATGCTTTTTGTCAGGATAATGAGACAAGTTGGTATGATTGGAACCTTGATGAAAATCGTGTAAGGTTTCATGATTTTGTGAGGAGACTTACCAATTTTTATAAAGCTCATCCGATATTTAGGAGGGCTAGATATTTTCAGGGTAAGAAGTTACACGGTTCCCCATTAAAGGATGTGACGTGGCTAAAACCTGACGGCAATGAAGTTGATGATTCAGTGTGGAAATCTCCAACAAATCATATTATTTATATATTAGAGGGAAGTGCTATCGATGAAATAAATTATAATGGAGAAAGGATAGCTGACGACACTTTTCTAATTATTTTGAATGGAGCAAGTACTAATCTTAAGATAAAAGTACCTCATGGAAAATGGGAGTTAGTGTTACATCCTTATCCACATGAGCCATCTAACGATAAAAAGATAATAGAAAACAACAAAGAAGTAGAAATAGATGGAAAGACTGCACTAATTTACAGGAGGATAGAGTTCCAGTGA
- a CDS encoding pyridoxal phosphate-dependent aminotransferase has protein sequence MSLDNFSKGALAISGETTLLYQDIARSVQKEKGIKIVNFGIGQPDFPTFQKIRDEAKKALDGGFTAYTSAYGIDELRAKIASFLSSKYNTNISSKEVIITPGAKVSLYLAFLLYVNPGDEVIIFDPSYYSYPEVVKMLGGKPVYVKMKWREDTGFSLNLNDLENKITDKTKMVVLNNPHNPTGMVFDPKEIDQLIEIAKSKNLIVLSDEIYDYFVYEGKMRSVLEDPDWKNFSIYVNGFSKTFSMTGWRLGYVVAKENVIKKMSEIAANVYTCPTSFAQKAAVSAFDTFDDVKKMIDTFKKRRDVMYSELKKIKGIQVNKSQGAFYMFPYLGEILRKSGMSTKDFSVNLIKEKGVVTIPGEVFPLDAGKEFVRLSFAVDENVIKEGVQRMSEFINQLMRS, from the coding sequence ATGAGCTTAGATAATTTCTCTAAAGGAGCTTTAGCCATATCAGGCGAAACTACACTACTATATCAAGATATAGCTAGGAGTGTTCAAAAGGAGAAAGGAATAAAAATCGTCAACTTTGGCATAGGTCAGCCTGATTTTCCTACATTTCAAAAGATAAGAGATGAAGCTAAAAAAGCTCTTGATGGTGGTTTTACTGCTTATACTTCAGCATATGGTATTGACGAGTTAAGAGCTAAAATAGCAAGTTTTCTCAGTAGTAAATACAATACTAATATATCTAGTAAGGAAGTTATTATAACTCCTGGAGCTAAAGTCTCTTTGTATCTAGCATTTCTACTATACGTAAATCCAGGTGACGAAGTTATAATATTTGATCCTTCCTATTACTCCTATCCTGAAGTAGTCAAGATGTTAGGTGGAAAACCTGTTTATGTTAAGATGAAATGGAGAGAAGATACAGGATTTTCCCTTAATCTGAATGATCTTGAGAATAAAATTACTGATAAAACAAAGATGGTAGTACTAAATAATCCTCATAATCCTACCGGAATGGTATTTGATCCTAAAGAGATAGATCAGTTAATAGAAATAGCTAAATCTAAAAATCTGATAGTCCTATCGGATGAGATATACGACTATTTTGTTTATGAGGGGAAGATGAGAAGTGTACTCGAGGATCCAGACTGGAAAAACTTCAGCATATACGTTAATGGGTTTAGTAAAACCTTTTCCATGACTGGTTGGAGATTAGGATATGTAGTAGCTAAAGAAAACGTAATAAAGAAAATGTCTGAGATTGCTGCTAATGTCTACACATGTCCAACAAGTTTCGCTCAAAAAGCAGCTGTGTCTGCCTTTGATACGTTTGATGACGTAAAGAAAATGATAGATACATTTAAGAAAAGAAGGGATGTGATGTATTCTGAGTTAAAGAAAATTAAGGGAATACAGGTTAATAAGAGTCAGGGAGCTTTCTATATGTTTCCATATCTGGGCGAAATTCTGAGAAAAAGCGGTATGTCCACAAAAGATTTCTCTGTTAATCTAATTAAAGAAAAAGGAGTAGTAACTATTCCAGGAGAAGTGTTTCCATTAGATGCAGGTAAAGAGTTTGTAAGGTTAAGTTTTGCTGTTGACGAAAATGTTATTAAGGAAGGCGTTCAAAGAATGAGCGAGTTCATAAATCAGTTGATGAGAAGTTAA
- a CDS encoding valine--tRNA ligase: MTISALELISYYTKFLSMLSQDEINKKLEEWPKHYDPKGIELKWQNIWMTKEFWEKVFRFRDEDEKSPVFVIDTPPPFTSGELHMGHAYWVTISDTIGRFKRLEGYNVLLPQGWDTQGLPTELKVQYKLKVPKENRELFLKKCIEWTEDMIKSMRTAMIRLGYRAEWERFEYRTYESKYRRIIQKSLIDMHKMGLVEMREGPVYWCPKCETALAQSEVGYKEEDGVLAYILFPFVDGEGGVTIATTRPELLGATQAVAVNPDDERYKSLVGRKVKIPLFDKEISIIADKAVEMTFGTGAVMISTYGDPQDIRWQLTYRLPVYEVVDDKGKIKNTNGLLDGLTVKEARKKIIEILKEKGYLIKVEKITHNVLAHTERSDCLSPIEFLIKKQIYIKVLEWRNKLLEDYKKMKFTPQRMSYYLEEWIKNLEWDWNISRQRVYGTPLPFWYCDNGHLIPAPEEVLPIDPSKVNPPVEKCPHCGLDLKPVKDVADVWVDSSVTVLYLTGFYDDKSRFTKTFPSSLRLQGTDIIRTWLFYTYYRTLALAGNIPFKEVLINGQVLGPDGTRMSKSKGNVVSPLDKVDEYGADAIRLTLLDAKIGDDFPFKWDTVKSKKLLLQKLWNAGRLSYPFIGKKKINKPSKLHEIDKWILQEHKKFVQQSIEAYRNYDFYIVVESIYSYFWETIADEYLELIKHRLFMEDESAIYTLSRIIKDLLILLYPIAPHITEEMYERLYGDKMSIALENLPDTSDLEDDGEAQKLGEYIKKATSAIRTLKIQNRLAIPTPISVKIYGPDDFIAKIKIIEEDLKKTLKLIDIIYQENNEIKVELLSDHGS, translated from the coding sequence ATGACTATTTCTGCGTTAGAACTTATAAGCTACTATACTAAGTTTTTATCAATGTTATCTCAAGACGAGATAAACAAGAAACTTGAGGAATGGCCTAAACATTATGATCCTAAGGGGATTGAACTAAAATGGCAAAATATATGGATGACCAAGGAGTTTTGGGAAAAAGTTTTCCGATTTAGAGACGAAGATGAAAAATCTCCTGTATTTGTAATAGATACTCCCCCTCCATTTACGAGCGGAGAACTTCACATGGGTCATGCGTATTGGGTCACTATCTCAGATACTATTGGTAGGTTTAAGAGACTTGAGGGTTATAACGTTCTGTTACCTCAAGGTTGGGATACACAGGGCTTACCTACAGAATTAAAAGTACAATACAAACTAAAAGTACCGAAAGAAAACAGAGAATTATTTTTGAAAAAATGTATAGAATGGACTGAAGATATGATAAAAAGTATGAGAACAGCAATGATCAGATTAGGATACAGAGCAGAATGGGAGAGGTTTGAATATAGAACCTACGAGAGTAAATATAGAAGAATTATACAAAAAAGTTTGATAGATATGCACAAAATGGGTTTAGTGGAAATGAGAGAAGGACCGGTCTACTGGTGTCCTAAATGTGAAACAGCGTTAGCACAAAGCGAAGTAGGATACAAAGAAGAAGATGGAGTATTAGCTTACATACTTTTCCCATTTGTAGATGGTGAGGGAGGAGTTACCATAGCTACAACTAGACCAGAACTGTTAGGAGCAACTCAAGCAGTAGCTGTAAACCCTGATGATGAAAGATACAAGTCTTTAGTAGGCAGAAAAGTCAAAATACCACTCTTTGACAAGGAAATCAGTATAATTGCAGATAAGGCTGTTGAGATGACATTTGGAACTGGAGCTGTGATGATAAGTACATACGGAGATCCTCAGGATATCCGTTGGCAATTAACATATAGGTTACCTGTTTATGAAGTCGTAGATGATAAGGGAAAGATCAAAAATACTAACGGGCTGCTTGATGGATTAACCGTTAAAGAGGCTAGGAAAAAAATTATTGAAATACTAAAAGAAAAAGGTTATCTCATAAAAGTAGAGAAAATAACTCATAATGTTTTGGCTCATACGGAAAGAAGTGATTGTTTATCTCCCATAGAGTTCTTGATAAAGAAACAGATCTACATAAAAGTATTAGAGTGGAGAAATAAACTGCTAGAAGATTATAAGAAAATGAAATTTACTCCGCAGAGAATGAGCTATTACCTTGAGGAATGGATAAAAAATCTTGAATGGGACTGGAACATTAGTAGACAAAGAGTCTACGGTACACCACTACCATTCTGGTATTGTGATAATGGGCATTTAATACCTGCCCCAGAAGAAGTACTACCAATAGATCCTAGTAAAGTAAATCCACCTGTAGAGAAATGTCCACATTGTGGATTAGATTTAAAACCTGTTAAAGATGTTGCTGATGTCTGGGTTGACTCCAGTGTTACAGTATTGTATTTGACAGGATTTTATGATGATAAAAGTAGATTTACAAAGACATTTCCATCGTCCTTGAGACTGCAAGGCACTGATATAATAAGAACATGGTTATTTTATACCTATTATAGGACTCTAGCCCTTGCAGGAAACATACCTTTCAAAGAAGTGTTAATTAACGGTCAAGTTTTAGGACCAGACGGAACAAGAATGAGTAAGAGTAAGGGTAATGTAGTTAGTCCTTTAGATAAGGTTGACGAGTATGGAGCTGACGCAATAAGGTTAACATTACTTGATGCGAAAATAGGAGACGACTTTCCATTTAAATGGGATACTGTAAAATCTAAAAAGCTACTACTTCAGAAGCTATGGAATGCAGGTAGATTATCTTATCCATTCATAGGTAAAAAGAAGATAAACAAACCAAGTAAACTACATGAAATAGATAAATGGATCCTGCAGGAGCATAAGAAATTTGTACAGCAATCCATAGAGGCATATAGAAACTATGACTTCTACATTGTAGTTGAGTCCATATATTCCTATTTCTGGGAAACTATTGCAGATGAGTACTTAGAACTAATAAAACACAGGCTATTTATGGAGGATGAGTCAGCAATATATACATTAAGCAGAATAATCAAAGACCTACTTATCTTACTATATCCTATTGCTCCCCACATAACCGAAGAAATGTACGAAAGACTTTACGGTGATAAGATGAGTATAGCCCTAGAGAACTTACCTGATACAAGTGATTTAGAGGATGATGGAGAAGCACAGAAATTAGGAGAATATATCAAAAAAGCAACTTCAGCAATAAGGACACTTAAAATACAAAATAGGTTAGCTATACCTACTCCAATTTCGGTTAAAATTTATGGACCTGATGATTTCATTGCAAAAATAAAAATAATAGAAGAAGATCTAAAGAAAACCTTAAAATTAATTGATATTATTTACCAAGAAAATAACGAAATAAAAGTAGAACTATTATCAGACCATGGGAGTTAA